The Clostridiaceae bacterium genome contains the following window.
AAGAAGCAGTATCAAAGATGCAAAAAGCCGGAATAATATCCGGAAAGCCCAACAACATCTTTGATCCTAAAGGCAGTGCAACAAGGGCAGAAGCATCCAAGATGATCGCAGTATTATTGCAGATTATCAGATAGTAAAGCTAAACAGGATTGATGAAATAATAAAAGAAATAATAATAAATAGCTTAATGAAGTTCAGCTGTGAATTAATAGATAACAAATGCTGATAGTTCAGCAGTGTATAATTAATGTTAAGAAGAGGCTAGAGATACAACTTGCCTCTTCTTTTAATGCTTGGGAAAATCTGTTAAGATTAAAGGAAAAAATTGCTATATGTATCCTATATATCATAAATTTGGAAAGAAGATAGAGAAATATGATATAATTATTTTAACACTATAATTGCAAATCAAGTTTAATTATTCAAGGTTGAAAGCAAGGAGGCAAAATGATTACTTCAGATTCAGAAATTGTTGTAAGATATGCAGAAACAGATCAAATGGGCATTGTTCATCATTCTAACTATCCAGTATGGTTTGAATTGGGTAGGACGGATTTTATAAGAAAACTTGGCTATAGCTATTCAAAGATAGAAGAAGCGGGAATACTTCTGCCCCTAACAGATTTGAAATGTAGTTTTAAAGCACCTGCCAGGTATGAGGATGAGATAATCATAAGAACCCATATAGAAAAAATGACTTGCGTAAGAATAACTTTTGGCTACGAGATCTTTAAAAAGAAAGATATGAGTCTGATTGCCCGGGGAGAAACCTTCCATGCCTGGACTGATAAGAATCTTAAACCGGTTAATATATCAAAAAGAATGCCTGAATTATATGGAATAATGGAAAA
Protein-coding sequences here:
- a CDS encoding S-layer homology domain-containing protein → EAVSKMQKAGIISGKPNNIFDPKGSATRAEASKMIAVLLQIIR
- a CDS encoding acyl-CoA thioesterase gives rise to the protein MITSDSEIVVRYAETDQMGIVHHSNYPVWFELGRTDFIRKLGYSYSKIEEAGILLPLTDLKCSFKAPARYEDEIIIRTHIEKMTCVRITFGYEIFKKKDMSLIARGETFHAWTDKNLKPVNISKRMPELYGIMEKALKSD